A window of Mucilaginibacter sp. PAMC 26640 contains these coding sequences:
- a CDS encoding GMC family oxidoreductase, with protein sequence MAIEAASINNKATAQNTYDAIVIGSGISGGWAAKELTEKGLKVLMLERGRNYEHIKGYVTANKAPWDFKHRGQPTLQQKTDNPVITRPWAMYGTAAQEPLMDSWVNEKDSPYVEKKPFTWWRSYQLGGRSTLWGRQSYRLSDLDFEANAKDGIAVDWPIRYAEMAPWYDHVEKFIGVSGSKEGLAHLPDGHFMPPMELNCVEKDVASRIKNFYQEKRHMFIGRVANITESLPGRTKCQYRNRCWEGCPFGAYFSTQSSTLPAAMATGNLTVRPFSIVTQILYDKDTKKATGVEVLDAETNKTYVFNSRIVFLNASSLNSAWVLMNSATDIWPEGLGSSSGELGHNIMDHHYMLGAQGTIEGYEDKYYFGRRANGFYIPRFANINGDKRDFLRGYGFQGSASREGWSRNVAEMNIGGGFKDALAEPGAWHIGATGFGEILPYHDNKMTLDKTIKDKWGLPVLAMDAGLKENELKMRKDIIKEIVAMYDAAGVKNITTWDDNYAIGQGIHEMGTARMGREAKTSVLNGHNQVWDALNVFVTDGACMTSSACQNPSLTYMALTARAASFAVAELKKGNI encoded by the coding sequence ATGGCAATAGAAGCAGCAAGCATAAACAACAAAGCAACCGCGCAAAACACGTATGATGCAATCGTTATTGGTTCGGGTATCAGCGGGGGATGGGCGGCAAAAGAATTAACGGAAAAAGGCTTAAAAGTGCTGATGCTGGAACGCGGCAGGAATTACGAACATATTAAGGGCTATGTTACCGCAAATAAAGCCCCCTGGGATTTTAAACATCGCGGCCAGCCAACACTACAGCAAAAAACAGACAACCCGGTAATAACCCGCCCCTGGGCCATGTACGGAACCGCCGCACAAGAGCCACTGATGGATTCGTGGGTAAATGAAAAAGATAGTCCGTATGTTGAAAAAAAGCCGTTCACCTGGTGGCGTTCTTACCAGTTAGGTGGCCGGTCCACCTTGTGGGGCCGGCAAAGTTACCGGCTAAGCGACCTTGATTTTGAGGCAAACGCAAAAGATGGCATCGCGGTAGACTGGCCCATCCGCTACGCAGAAATGGCGCCATGGTATGATCATGTGGAGAAGTTTATTGGCGTAAGTGGCTCAAAGGAAGGGCTGGCGCACCTGCCAGACGGTCATTTTATGCCACCGATGGAACTCAATTGCGTGGAAAAGGATGTAGCCTCACGGATCAAAAATTTCTATCAAGAAAAGCGGCATATGTTCATTGGTCGCGTAGCCAATATTACAGAATCGCTGCCGGGCCGCACCAAATGCCAGTACCGCAACCGATGCTGGGAAGGTTGCCCTTTTGGCGCCTATTTCAGTACGCAGTCGTCAACGCTCCCGGCCGCAATGGCCACGGGGAATTTAACGGTGCGCCCCTTTTCTATCGTAACACAAATACTGTATGATAAAGATACAAAGAAAGCTACCGGTGTAGAAGTTCTGGATGCAGAAACCAACAAAACCTACGTGTTTAATTCGCGCATTGTATTCCTCAATGCATCCAGCCTTAATAGCGCCTGGGTACTGATGAACTCCGCTACTGATATATGGCCGGAAGGTTTGGGCAGCAGCAGCGGCGAACTGGGCCATAATATCATGGACCACCATTACATGCTTGGTGCACAGGGAACCATTGAAGGGTATGAAGATAAATACTACTTCGGCCGCAGGGCCAATGGTTTTTATATCCCCCGGTTTGCTAATATCAACGGCGATAAACGTGATTTTCTGCGAGGATACGGTTTCCAGGGAAGCGCCAGCCGCGAGGGCTGGAGCCGCAACGTGGCCGAGATGAATATAGGTGGCGGGTTTAAAGACGCGCTTGCAGAACCCGGGGCATGGCATATCGGTGCCACAGGATTTGGAGAGATCTTACCATATCACGACAACAAAATGACGCTGGATAAAACGATAAAGGATAAATGGGGCCTGCCCGTACTGGCGATGGATGCCGGGCTAAAGGAGAATGAATTGAAAATGCGAAAAGACATCATTAAAGAAATAGTAGCCATGTATGATGCTGCCGGCGTGAAAAATATTACTACCTGGGACGATAACTATGCAATAGGCCAGGGCATACACGAGATGGGAACTGCCAGAATGGGGCGAGAGGCTAAAACCTCGGTGCTAAACGGCCATAACCAGGTATGGGATGCGCTAAACGTTTTTGTAACCGATGGCGCCTGTATGACCTCAAGTGCCTGCCAAAATCCGTCGCTTACGTACATGGCCCTTACCGCCCGTGCAGCATCATTTGCTGTAGCGGAGCTGAAGAAGGGGAATATTTAA
- a CDS encoding beta-xylosidase, whose product MMQHLKAIVLLHILICVFPFTLLAQHNNGAVIPGDFADPSIIKAGNKYFAVGTSSEWAPHFPLYQSSDLKHWRQSGYVFNKTPEWASGSFWAPEYYKIKDTYYIYYTARRKTDNKSYIGVATSKYPDKAFTDHGVLVAFGSEAIDAFIFNDNGQLYITFKAYGLDNRPIEILGSKLSADGLKLEGQPFSLLKDEQRIGMEGQSFLKKDGFYYLFYSAGNCCGGNCGYNVRVARSRSFKGPYTYYSANPILSENEKWKCMGHGTFIKGPTGADMYLHHAYNRESTVFTGRQGLISELVRPTKEGWPLFKTQQITGDEPADINESFNGQLPANFWQWDFRNAAPAISQHKGILHLSGTVKPGNETGIVLTARPVSGNLSIATTVVNHNNALKGLCLYGDATIAVGIGVQNNQITLWEVTANKYSSLKKVPANDKLPVQLKLELVGTKTCVFYYRQGTSKWKQLKTDTALKTDLLPQWDRSPRAGLHFNGDDKLDAQFSDFRMVNQ is encoded by the coding sequence ATTATGCAGCATTTAAAAGCAATCGTTTTATTACACATATTAATCTGTGTATTCCCGTTTACCCTTCTGGCCCAACACAATAACGGGGCGGTTATCCCGGGAGATTTTGCGGATCCTTCAATTATCAAAGCAGGTAATAAATATTTCGCGGTTGGCACTTCCTCCGAGTGGGCGCCGCATTTCCCACTATACCAATCGTCCGATCTGAAGCACTGGCGGCAAAGCGGCTATGTGTTTAATAAAACACCAGAGTGGGCATCCGGTTCGTTCTGGGCACCTGAGTATTACAAGATTAAGGACACTTACTACATCTACTATACAGCGCGCCGAAAAACTGATAATAAATCGTACATAGGGGTTGCCACTTCAAAGTATCCCGACAAAGCATTTACCGACCATGGGGTGTTGGTGGCATTTGGCAGTGAGGCTATAGACGCCTTTATTTTTAACGATAACGGGCAATTGTATATCACCTTTAAGGCCTACGGTTTGGATAACCGGCCAATTGAGATCCTTGGCAGCAAGCTATCTGCAGATGGGCTTAAGTTAGAAGGCCAGCCGTTTTCATTACTAAAAGATGAGCAGCGGATAGGCATGGAAGGGCAAAGTTTCCTGAAAAAAGATGGCTTTTACTACCTGTTCTATTCGGCCGGGAATTGCTGCGGCGGCAATTGTGGCTATAATGTGAGGGTGGCGCGCTCAAGAAGTTTCAAAGGCCCTTACACATACTATTCGGCTAACCCTATCCTATCTGAAAATGAAAAATGGAAATGTATGGGCCATGGCACTTTTATTAAGGGGCCAACCGGGGCCGATATGTATCTGCATCATGCCTATAACCGGGAAAGCACAGTATTCACCGGTCGGCAGGGCTTAATATCAGAACTGGTACGGCCAACAAAAGAAGGCTGGCCTTTATTTAAAACGCAGCAAATAACAGGTGACGAGCCTGCTGATATCAATGAAAGTTTCAACGGGCAATTGCCGGCTAACTTTTGGCAATGGGATTTCCGGAACGCAGCACCGGCAATAAGTCAGCATAAGGGTATTTTACATTTATCGGGAACTGTTAAACCCGGCAATGAAACCGGTATCGTATTAACCGCGAGGCCGGTATCGGGTAATTTATCAATCGCAACTACAGTGGTAAATCATAACAATGCCCTCAAAGGTCTGTGTTTATATGGCGATGCCACTATAGCAGTGGGCATAGGTGTCCAAAACAACCAAATAACGCTTTGGGAAGTTACAGCTAATAAATATTCATCCTTAAAAAAGGTACCCGCAAATGATAAATTACCGGTTCAACTTAAGCTGGAATTAGTTGGTACAAAAACATGTGTGTTCTATTATCGGCAAGGGACAAGTAAGTGGAAACAGTTAAAAACTGATACCGCCCTAAAAACCGACCTTCTACCCCAATGGGATCGCAGCCCAAGAGCCGGCTTACATTTTAATGGCGATGATAAGCTCGATGCACAATTCTCAGATTTCCGAATGGTAAACCAGTAA
- a CDS encoding sugar:proton symporter — MQAIFGIIFHFIGGFSSGSFYIPYKKVKGWSWESFWIVGGIFSWLIVPPIAAWLTIPGFAEIIKQTNGHILLVTYFFGVLWGIGGLTYGLGVRYLGVALGSSIILGLCSIFGALIPSVYYDFYPAKGKDSLTVLLTSPWGQMVLIGIAVCVLGIVICGYAGTVKERELSKDREVSANNTEYKFGLGLFVAIISGVLSACFAFGIDAGKSMANEANTAWKALHPGGGEFLYQNNVTYIVILWGGLTTNFIWCMLLNARNKTFGDYTNKATPLKANYIFCALAGTTWFLQFFFYGMGESRLGNGPSSWILHMAFIILVANMWGLFLKEWKGVSKKGITALVCGILTIIVSVLVVGYGNSIKP, encoded by the coding sequence ATGCAAGCAATCTTTGGGATTATTTTCCATTTTATCGGTGGATTCTCGTCGGGTAGTTTTTATATTCCTTATAAAAAAGTAAAAGGCTGGTCCTGGGAGAGTTTTTGGATTGTAGGCGGTATTTTCTCCTGGTTAATTGTGCCGCCTATCGCTGCATGGTTAACCATTCCCGGTTTTGCGGAAATCATCAAACAAACTAACGGGCACATTTTGTTGGTCACCTATTTTTTCGGGGTGCTTTGGGGCATAGGCGGATTAACCTATGGCCTTGGTGTTAGATACCTCGGCGTAGCCTTAGGTAGTTCAATTATTCTGGGCTTATGTTCCATCTTCGGTGCGCTGATCCCCTCTGTTTATTATGATTTTTACCCGGCCAAAGGCAAGGATTCTTTAACTGTTTTACTAACCAGTCCCTGGGGGCAAATGGTACTGATTGGTATAGCCGTTTGCGTATTGGGGATTGTTATTTGCGGATACGCAGGTACGGTAAAGGAACGTGAATTATCAAAAGACAGGGAGGTATCAGCCAATAATACTGAATACAAATTTGGCCTTGGCCTTTTTGTGGCTATCATATCGGGGGTGTTAAGCGCTTGCTTTGCCTTCGGTATAGATGCAGGGAAAAGTATGGCTAATGAAGCCAACACGGCCTGGAAAGCGCTGCATCCGGGTGGCGGCGAGTTTCTTTATCAGAATAACGTAACGTACATCGTCATACTTTGGGGCGGGCTTACGACTAATTTTATCTGGTGCATGCTACTGAACGCCAGAAACAAAACCTTTGGTGATTACACCAATAAGGCCACCCCGCTAAAGGCTAATTATATCTTTTGTGCACTGGCTGGTACCACGTGGTTTTTACAGTTCTTTTTTTACGGAATGGGGGAGAGCCGTTTAGGTAACGGACCGAGTTCCTGGATTCTGCATATGGCCTTTATTATATTGGTAGCTAACATGTGGGGCTTGTTTTTAAAGGAATGGAAAGGCGTAAGTAAAAAGGGTATTACCGCTTTGGTATGTGGCATTTTAACCATTATTGTTTCCGTACTGGTTGTTGGTTATGGCAATTCTATCAAGCCATAG
- a CDS encoding short-chain dehydrogenase, which yields MSVSNTQFKHVSYLWDDARAAELAGDEVALLIYRSNLLGADLRLTNYGGGNTSCKVMDKDPLTGKEVEVMWIKGSGGDIGTLKKSGLAALYVDRLRSLTNVYRGIAHEDEMVALFNHSIFDLNSKAPSIDTPLHGFLPFKHIDHLHPDAAIAIAAAKDGEQITKDLFGGTIGWVGWQRPGFDLGLQLKQCLDENPGIRGIMLGSHGLFTWGNTAYESYINTLEVIEKCAEYLEESYLKKGAAFGDKKIDSLPKDAREKQAVALAPILRGFCSSKTQMIGHFTDDARVLEFINSNDLDRLAPLGTSCPDHFLRTKISPLVLELGAGDDLSDVDAVKEKLSPAFEAYRKMYGDYYDTCKHPNSPAIRDANPVVILFPGVGMFTFAKDKQTARVAAEFYTNAINVMKGAEAISEYTSLPRQEAFDIEYWLLEEAKLQRMPKAKALSGRIALVTGSAGGIGKAIAKKFADEGAVVVLNDMNADRLAEAGEEFEKLYGKDVYTTALLDVTKGDQIADAIATAILAFGGVDLIVNNAGLSISKTIAGHTEKDWDLLYDVLVKGQFLVTQAAVAVMQKQAIGGDIINIVSKNALVSGPNNAGYGSAKAAQLHLSRLNAAELGADGIRVNVVNPDAVISDSNIWAGGWAEGRAKAYGITVAELPAYYAKRTLLNETILPADIANACFAFAGGLLNKSTGNVLNVDGGVAAAFVR from the coding sequence ATGTCTGTCAGCAATACACAATTTAAGCATGTAAGTTACCTGTGGGATGATGCCCGCGCCGCCGAGTTAGCCGGGGATGAAGTAGCCCTGCTCATCTACCGTTCCAACCTTCTGGGGGCCGATCTGCGTTTAACTAATTATGGCGGTGGCAACACCTCTTGTAAGGTGATGGATAAGGATCCGCTAACTGGCAAAGAAGTAGAGGTAATGTGGATCAAAGGTTCTGGTGGCGACATCGGTACGTTAAAGAAAAGCGGGCTGGCAGCACTTTATGTTGATCGCCTGCGCAGTCTGACAAATGTGTATCGCGGCATAGCGCATGAAGATGAAATGGTAGCGCTTTTCAACCACAGTATCTTCGATTTAAATTCAAAAGCACCATCTATAGATACCCCGCTGCATGGCTTTCTTCCTTTTAAACATATTGATCACCTGCATCCCGATGCAGCCATTGCTATCGCGGCAGCAAAAGATGGGGAGCAGATCACTAAAGATCTGTTTGGTGGAACAATTGGGTGGGTAGGCTGGCAAAGGCCTGGTTTTGACCTGGGCCTTCAGCTTAAACAGTGCCTTGATGAAAATCCCGGCATCCGTGGTATTATGCTGGGTTCGCACGGTTTATTTACCTGGGGCAATACGGCTTATGAAAGCTATATCAACACGCTTGAAGTAATTGAGAAATGTGCCGAATATTTAGAAGAAAGCTACCTCAAGAAAGGTGCGGCGTTCGGCGATAAGAAAATAGATAGCTTACCAAAAGATGCGCGTGAAAAGCAAGCCGTAGCTCTGGCGCCGATACTGCGTGGTTTCTGTTCATCAAAAACGCAAATGATCGGCCATTTTACGGATGATGCGCGCGTATTAGAATTTATCAATTCTAACGATCTGGACAGGTTAGCCCCGCTGGGCACCAGCTGCCCGGATCACTTTTTACGTACAAAGATCAGTCCGCTGGTATTGGAACTAGGTGCAGGTGACGATCTTTCGGATGTAGATGCTGTAAAAGAAAAACTTAGTCCGGCATTTGAAGCATATCGAAAAATGTACGGGGATTATTATGATACTTGCAAACACCCTAACAGCCCGGCTATAAGGGATGCTAACCCGGTGGTTATATTATTCCCCGGTGTAGGCATGTTTACGTTTGCAAAGGATAAGCAAACCGCGCGTGTTGCAGCCGAGTTTTACACCAACGCCATTAACGTAATGAAGGGGGCGGAGGCTATTTCTGAATATACCTCTTTGCCGAGGCAGGAAGCTTTCGATATAGAGTATTGGTTGCTGGAAGAGGCTAAACTACAGCGCATGCCAAAAGCGAAAGCCTTATCAGGCCGGATTGCTTTAGTTACCGGTAGTGCCGGCGGAATTGGTAAAGCCATTGCTAAAAAGTTTGCCGATGAGGGTGCCGTAGTCGTATTGAATGATATGAATGCCGACCGCCTGGCTGAAGCCGGCGAGGAGTTTGAAAAGCTTTATGGCAAGGATGTTTATACTACTGCTTTGCTGGATGTTACTAAAGGCGACCAAATTGCAGACGCTATTGCCACCGCGATACTGGCTTTTGGAGGGGTGGATCTGATCGTAAACAATGCGGGATTGTCTATCTCAAAAACCATCGCCGGGCATACTGAAAAAGATTGGGACCTGTTGTATGATGTGCTGGTTAAGGGCCAGTTTTTGGTAACACAGGCTGCGGTTGCCGTAATGCAAAAGCAAGCCATTGGCGGAGATATCATCAATATTGTAAGTAAGAACGCATTGGTAAGCGGACCAAATAATGCGGGTTACGGCAGCGCTAAAGCAGCGCAATTACACCTTAGCCGGTTAAACGCTGCTGAGCTGGGTGCCGACGGGATCCGCGTAAATGTGGTAAATCCCGATGCGGTAATAAGCGACAGTAATATCTGGGCTGGCGGATGGGCCGAAGGCCGTGCGAAAGCTTATGGGATTACAGTAGCAGAGTTACCCGCATATTATGCTAAGCGGACTTTATTGAACGAAACTATTTTACCCGCCGATATCGCTAATGCCTGTTTTGCATTTGCAGGAGGGTTGCTCAATAAATCAACCGGAAATGTGCTGAATGTGGATGGCGGCGTTGCGGCAGCTTTTGTACGATAA
- a CDS encoding sugar isomerase — MQIEKNAIDDLNQQQIKKHQRQFDFVAGEIDNLDGILEKLSAFNVAIPSWALGTGGTRFGRFSGGGEPRSLEEKIEDVGVIHALNKSSNSISLHIPWDIPDNAPAIKALASQLGLRFDAVNSNTFQDQKEQELSYKFGSLHHVDKGVRRQAVEHNIEVIKYGKQLDSKALSVWLSDGSNFPGQLNFRTAFQNTLESLQEIYTALPDDWKIWVEYKPYEPNFYSTTIGDWGQSFLLANKLGAKASTLVDLGHHLQGTNIEQIVSILLMEGKLAGFHFNDSKYGDDDLTVGSINPYQLFLIFNELVEGMDARGMDHATSIGWMIDASHNVKDPIEDLLQSVQAIKIAYAQALLVDKPALQIAQQNNDVALAQEILQQAYRTDVRALVSEASLRIGGAISPIEAYRNLKVREQLINDRGLKTVATGL; from the coding sequence ATGCAGATAGAGAAGAATGCTATTGATGACCTCAATCAGCAGCAGATAAAAAAACACCAGCGACAATTCGATTTTGTTGCCGGCGAGATTGATAATCTTGATGGGATCTTAGAAAAGCTGAGTGCTTTCAATGTTGCCATACCAAGCTGGGCTTTGGGTACCGGCGGCACGCGTTTCGGCAGGTTTTCTGGCGGCGGCGAGCCGCGCAGCCTGGAGGAGAAAATTGAAGATGTGGGTGTTATTCATGCGCTGAACAAATCCAGTAATTCCATATCGCTGCATATCCCCTGGGATATCCCGGATAATGCGCCCGCGATAAAAGCGCTGGCGTCGCAATTGGGTTTACGCTTTGATGCCGTTAATTCCAACACTTTCCAGGATCAGAAAGAACAGGAATTGAGCTACAAGTTTGGCTCGCTGCATCATGTGGATAAAGGGGTTCGCAGGCAAGCTGTTGAACACAATATAGAAGTGATTAAATACGGCAAACAACTCGATTCAAAAGCACTGTCAGTCTGGCTGTCGGATGGGTCAAATTTTCCGGGGCAATTGAATTTCCGCACGGCTTTCCAAAACACATTGGAGAGTTTGCAGGAGATTTACACCGCCCTGCCCGACGATTGGAAGATTTGGGTAGAATATAAACCTTACGAACCAAATTTTTATTCCACAACAATTGGCGATTGGGGGCAATCTTTTTTGCTGGCTAACAAATTAGGAGCAAAGGCAAGCACGCTGGTAGATTTAGGTCACCACTTGCAGGGCACCAATATCGAACAGATCGTGTCCATTTTATTGATGGAGGGCAAGCTGGCCGGTTTCCATTTCAACGATTCTAAATACGGAGACGACGATTTGACTGTGGGGAGTATCAATCCTTATCAGCTTTTCCTGATCTTCAATGAACTGGTGGAAGGGATGGATGCACGGGGCATGGATCACGCCACATCCATTGGCTGGATGATCGATGCATCGCATAATGTCAAGGACCCTATAGAGGATCTGCTACAATCCGTCCAGGCGATTAAGATCGCCTATGCACAGGCGTTGTTGGTTGATAAGCCTGCTTTGCAAATTGCACAGCAGAACAACGACGTAGCCCTGGCACAGGAGATTTTACAGCAGGCCTATCGCACCGACGTACGTGCCCTGGTATCAGAAGCAAGTTTACGAATTGGCGGCGCTATCAGCCCGATTGAGGCTTATCGCAACTTGAAGGTACGGGAGCAACTGATCAACGACCGTGGTTTAAAAACAGTGGCAACAGGACTATAA